Genomic window (Actinomycetota bacterium):
CCTGGGCGTTACCCAGCATCCTGCCCTGTGGAGTCCCGACCTTCCTCGGCGCCCACCGAGGTGGGCGACGCGGTCGCCCGGACCGCTCCACGCCCAGTCTACGCGGGCCCCCCGAGGCCGGCACCTGCGCCGGGATCGGCCTAGGGCGGCATGGGCGCCGGCGGCGGCCCCTCCCACAGCGGGTCGGCCAGGTGAGTGGTGTCGTTCAGGAGACGGACGCGCCAGAGCTGGCTGCGCGCCCCCAGCAGCGTTATCGAGCACGGGTCTATCTCGAAGGCGAGCAGCGCGACGTACGGCGCATGGACGAGGCGGCGGACGAGCGAGAGGACCACTCCCCCGTGCGCAACGGCCACGATGGTCCCGCCGTCGTGGGCCTCGGTGACCTCGTCGAACCACCGGCCGGTGCGGTCGAGGACGGACGCCCACGACTCCCCGCCCGGCGGGGGGACGTTCTCGTCACCGATCCAGGCCGAGAAGCCATCCGGGTCGCGCTCCCGCACCTCCGGCGAGGTCAGCCCCTCCCAGTCGCCGAAGTCGCACTCGACGAGCCTGTCGTCGTGGACGGGGTCGATCCCCACGGCCTCGGCTATGGGCGCGGCGGTGGTCCGGGTCCGGAGCATGGGGGAGACGTACAGCGCGTCGACGGAGACCTTCGACATCCGTCGGGCGGTCAACGCCGCCATC
Coding sequences:
- a CDS encoding histidine phosphatase family protein produces the protein MRTGTRVILIRHGETPASVERRFAGSSDVPLTEAGERMAALTARRMSKVSVDALYVSPMLRTRTTAAPIAEAVGIDPVHDDRLVECDFGDWEGLTSPEVRERDPDGFSAWIGDENVPPPGGESWASVLDRTGRWFDEVTEAHDGGTIVAVAHGGVVLSLVRRLVHAPYVALLAFEIDPCSITLLGARSQLWRVRLLNDTTHLADPLWEGPPPAPMPP